The following proteins are encoded in a genomic region of Danio rerio strain Tuebingen ecotype United States chromosome 16, GRCz12tu, whole genome shotgun sequence:
- the tpbg1a gene encoding trophoblast glycoprotein-like precursor, which yields MMPLTLACASLLLMCVCWSVALCPPRCVCSGTPLTVRCSPTDLPGLTGTLSRSGDSLQQLQHSSFRGLRNTTLLELSHNRITEIGSHAFSSLLMLRSLILNNNALVLIHPEAFSIPGSPLEELSLRSSLYNHTSLTDLITALRWGELFNLQRLDLSGNRLVLLPPGMFTPLPRLQYLHLNNNSLVAVYNCTFTGVENLLELDLSRNAFKMISGEGLHELERLSLVRLMLSQNPYTCTCEMLEFVHWLNSSKVKIGDVERLSCESPAEMRNVSLRVINAQVLGCYGEAQKVNTDLSLHTSYVFLGLVLGFVGMVFLLVVYLNRKGIKKWITDIHEACRDVLEGYHYRYELDSDPRLGHVSNRDPRKARAPTDGGISQIPSDVTL from the exons ATGATGCCGCTGACGCTCGCCTGCGCGTCGCTCCTGCTGATGTGCGTCTGCTGGAGCGTCGCGTTGTGTCCGCCGCGCTGTGTCTGCTCCGGGACGCCTCTCACCGTGCGCTGCTCGCCAACTGACCTCCCGGGACTCACCGGCACTCTGAGCCGCTCCGGAGACTCCCTGCAGCAGCTACAGCACAGCAGCTTCCGCGGGCTCCGGAACACCACACTGCTGGAGCTCAGCCACAACCG CATTACGGAGATCGGCTCTCATGCGTTCTCGTCTCTGCTAATGCTGCGTTCGCTAATCCTGAACAACAACGCTCTAGTCCTGATCCATCCCGAAGCGTTCTCCATCCCCGGGAGTCCTCTAGAAGAGCTCAGTCTGCGCTCGTCTCTGTATAACCACACATCTCTGACGGACCTCATAACCGCGCTGCGATGGGGGGAATTATTCAACCTGCAGCGGCTCGACCTGTCGGGCAACCGGCTCGTCCTGCTGCCACCGGGGATGTTCACTCCGCTGCCAAGACTACAGTATCTACACCTGAACAACAACTCTCTGGTGGCCGTCTACAACTGCACATTCACTGGTGTCGAAAATCTTCTGGAGCTGGATTTGAGTAGGAATGCATTCAAAATGATCAGCGGCGAAGGTCTGCATGAGTTGGAGCGACTCAGTTTGGTGCGACTAATGTTGAGTCAGAACCCTTACACATGCACATGTGAAATGCTTGAGTTTGTGCATTGGTTGAACAGCTCGAAGGTTAAGATTGGCGATGTGGAGAGGTTGAGCTGTGAATCCCCTGCTGAAATGCGTAATGTGTCTTTACGGGTTATTAATGCGCAGGTGTTGGGGTGTTACGGTGAAGCGCAGAAAGTCAATACCGATTTGTCGCTGCATACGTCTTATGTGTTTCTGGGATTAGTGCTGGGATTCGTGGGCATGGTGTTTCTGTTGGTGGTTTACCTCAACCGAAAGGGCATTAAGAAGTGGATCACGGATATACATGAAGCCTGTCGAGATGTGCTGGAGGGGTATCATTATCGATACGAACTTGACTCTGATCCACGACTGGGACATGTTTCAAACAGAGACCCGCGTAAGGCGCGTGCTCCTACTGACGGTGGTATTTCACAGATTCCATCTGATGTGACTCTGTAA
- the tmem222a gene encoding transmembrane protein 222a — protein MADVSEIDTMKHYHGGFEKIDREMSRYPHCIVWTPIPVLTWFLPFIGHMGICSSAGVIRDFAGPYFVSEDNMAFGKPTKYWKLDKNKVYGGGANAWDVAVHEASEEYKNRMHNLCCDNCHSHVAMALNLMRYNNSSSWNMANLCLRFLIHSKHVSFVGFLKTWLPFLMICGVIVTIALAVNLR, from the exons ATGGCGGATGTAAGCGAGATTGACACCATGAAGCACTACCACGGCGGTTTCGAGAAAATTGACAGAGAAATGAGCCGGTACCCGCACTGTATCGTCTGGACACCGATCCCGGTACTGAC CTGGTTCTTGCCCTTCATTGGCCACATGGGCATCTGCAGCTCCGCCGGGGTGATCCGGGATTTCGCAGGACCGTACTTCGTCTCA GAGGACAACATGGCCTTCGGGAAACCAACCAA ATACTGGAAGCTGGATAAGAACAAAGTGTATGGTGGTGGAGCAAACGCCTGGGATGTGGCCGTACATGAAGCGTCGGAGGAATACAAGAACAGAATG CACAATCTGTGTTGTGATAACTGTCACTCTCATGTGGCCATGGCTCTGAATCTGATGCGCTACAACAACAGCTCATCCTGGAACATGGCTAACCTGTGCCTGCGCTTCCTCATCCACAGCAAACACGTCAG CTTCGTGGGGTTTCTGAAGACCTGGCTGCCTTTCCTGATGATTTGTGGGGTCATCGTCACCATCGCCCTTGCCGTCAACCTGCGGTGA